A region of the Paramormyrops kingsleyae isolate MSU_618 chromosome 6, PKINGS_0.4, whole genome shotgun sequence genome:
TCCGAGGCAATAAAtgtaagttttgtttttttttttggtctgccTTGGAATCCCAGATTTCTGGTCTTAAATGTTTCCTCTTATATTTACTGCTTTTAATTTGACATTTGTCTCATGGACTCTCTCTAACTGTCCAGGCGTTGGCTTTGTTTTTGGGAacatataaaattttatttgcgTGATTGTTCACTAGTGTTCTGTTTCACACAGAAATAAGTCTTGTGGTGTCCCCTTAGCTCCACAGATAATTGTGAAATGCtctttgcatatatttattgtttttattaggGATCCTTTGGAGGAGCGCCTTTTATTTAATTAGTATTTTTGAGCACCTGAAAAATGCTTGGTATTCATTTTAGATTCTCATTGCATGTTTAGCAGGAACATAACATGAATCAGCGTTTCCCAAcatggtccttggggacctcccagacagtccatgtttttggtccctcccagctacctgacagttcacatttttgctccctactgggaactggtagggagcaaaaacatgaactgccGGAGGTTTCCAAGGTTTGGGAAATGCTAACTTAAATGAGGCTACAGGATGAGGTATAGGTTGCTGGATAGGATGAAAATGGCAGTGGTGCGTGACACTTTTCTGTTTCTCTTCCAGTGGACCGTGGGATGAAGATACAGGAGCATATtgttattggcacccctggcaCAGTGCTGGACTGGTGTATTAAGCTCAAGTTCATTGACCCCAAGAAGATTAAGGTGTTTGTGCTCGATGAAGCTGATGTCATGATTGCCACACAAGGCCACCAGGACCAAAGTATTCGCATCCAGAGGTAGGTGTGGCCACAACAATAAGTGTGGGGTATGTACAGCAGACACCCATGTTGATATCTTCCAGTCTGGAGAAACATGTCTCCATATCTGTAATGCTTCTTGTTGCCATGTTCCCATACAAAAATGTGCTCTACCTTCTCCAGGACATTGCCTAAGGACTGTCAGATGTTGCTCTTCTCTGCCACATTTGAAGACTCTGTCTGGAAGTTTGCTCAAAGGATTGTGCCCGATCCCAACATCATCAAGCTAAAGCGTGAGGAAGAGACGCTGGACACCATCAAACAGTACTATGTGCTCTGCAATAACAAGGAGGAGAAGTTTATGGCACTTTGCAATATCTACGGAGCAATCACCATTGCACAGGCCATGATCTTTTGTCATGTTAGTCAATCTTCTACTTCTTTTGTTTATTATCTTATGTACAGGGGCagggcagtggttagcactgtggcTTCACACCGCTGTCACCAGAGTTCAAGTCGAGAGCCCCACAATGAACTTTGATAGTCCACATAcgcatcagccccccccccccccccccccccccccgttatgCCAGGTGACCAGTCCAGTAGTAGTATTACATATTAACGCTAGATGTACGCTCTGTCTTTAGACTCGGAAAACTGCTGGCTGGCTGGCAGGAGAGCTGTCCAAGGAAGGTCACCAGGTGGCGCTGCTCAGTGGGGAAATGGTGGTGGAGCAGAGAGCCGCAGTCATCGATCGCTTCCGAGAAGGCAAAGAGAAAGTGTTGGTCACCACCAATGTGTGTGCCAGGGGTGAGGACTGTAATTCACTTCGAATCCTTTTAACCTGCTTTTTTAGTTGTTAGCGATACATTTTCAGAACTTAGTTATACCCAGAAGGGTCTCTTGTTTCAGATACCATTGTATCCCACTGAAATACTTATTTTTAGTCTTATTTTTTCGGCTGACAGTTTTTGAACAATTACGAAACAAGTACAAGGAAACTGTGTGCTGTGTGATGTCTTAATTATTCCGCATTTCTGTCCTGTGTAGTGCTTTTCGTTCTTTATACGTTCTTGACTATTTGTGATGAATTCTATGTGAGTTACAAGATCAAGTGTTTTTGAAGTTCATAATACAGTCAACTGTGCTTTTTGTTCAAAACAGATGGGAGTAAAgagttaaatatatatatttttttaatcgatTTATAGGAATCGATGTGGAGCAGGTGTCTGTAGTGATTAATTTCGACCTCCCAGTGGACAAAGACGGGAACCCAGACAATGAGACCTACCTACACCGGATTGGCCGCACTGGGCGTTTTGGCAAGAGGGGATTGGCTATTAACATGGTAGACAGCAAGATGAGTATGAACATCCTTAGTCGCATCCAAGAACACTTCAGTAAGTACTTGAATTTCTGGTATTGCTTTGAAAGGAAATGGCACGTTAATAGAGCATATTGGTATATTGGCAATTGTGTTGGGCAGGTTGATGAATCCAGGGTGATTAATTATTGTGTCTGACCACAATGTATTTTCACACAGACAAGAAGATTGCAAGATTGGACACAGATGACCTTGATGAAATTGAGAAAATTGCCAGCTAAGGAGCTggtggcaccccccccccccccccacgctgttAGCACGTTACCTCATATTAAATTTTTGCAGTTTGACTTTAAGTACCTTGTAGAGactattttattttgaaaactaCAAGACAGAAGTAATGTTTACATTTGGATTATTTAATTAGGTCTTAGCCTAGCCTTAAAAGAAAAGTGTTTTAAACTTCAGGTTCGTAACTACATGCCAAATAGATTCAATTCTGAATGGGTGCGACATTGTGGAGTTGGGTTTGGTTTTTTGTCTCATTTTCCTTTTCCCCCTTTTTCCCCTCCTTTGGTTGTAAAACTACATGTAACCAGTCTTTTTTCCCTCTATCTTAGGTCACATGCCCTGCTATATGAAGTGTAGCTGTTCATTTGGTCAAATATCTCAAACAGAATTCTGCTGAGACTTTTGTATTTCATTTAATCTCGCTGTAATTGTGCTGTAAATTATAGGAgcaaatgtgtatatatattttcttcttAAATAGCTTTCAGtacaacaaaaaatacaaacagaaGCTAGAGAACTGGAGGCTAAAAACAAGCAACTCGGTCGTCTTTGTTGCACACTCTAGATGGACTGCATTGGGTCTCTTTGAAGAGCGTGGGTCCTCGGCACCAATCTGCATTACACGGGGAAACGTGTGGGCCTTCTCTCTTTACTGCACCACAGCTTTTCATATAAAGATTGACAGACCAGAAATTTAGCTGTGTTAATTACCTTTGGGTCTTCCAAATCTGAATGACCGGGCCTAATTTCTGCTATGGTGAGAGAGAGAATCTTGAATACCAGCTGAACTCTGCTTAAACCATCAATCTGAACCAATTCTCTGTCTGTGTACTGGTTAGTCAGGTTACTGTATTTGGATCAGCTGTGACTACACAGTAAACCAAATTTTGCACATCGAGCAGTGGCATTATCATGTAATACATATGCACTTCTAAAAAACGACAGATTATATAGAAATGTATTGAATGTGGCCAAGTTTGTGGCATATTAGTAAAACATTCCTATTAATACCGTATTACACAGGTTAAACACGATTCTTCTCACCTGCGAATGAAAGGGGGTATATAAGCTTCATAAAACCAGATTTCTGATGTAATCTATGTGTAGGTTTTAATAAGTAGTCCAGTATTACTATTATACAAGGTGGGCCATTGATGTACAAACTGATACCTTCACAAGGAGAACATGTTTATTTTGACGCTACTTTCTGAAATTAGTTTCCCTCCACTCTCACTATAAATGGCCTATAACTGAATacatttgtcattttttgtAACCACTTTTCCTTGCAACATTGACTAAAGAGTTCTGTTCAAAAGACAGGAATTCCTACACTTTTACCAAGTAAAAATAGGAGTTTATAATGTACCGTATGAAACCTAAAAATTAGGCAGTAATATTTAACTGCAGtgatttgttaaaaaaaaaaaatggggcaAATAGCATCAATTCATGTTACAATTTTTTGTACTGCAGTGTATGCATTTTTATTCGGACTAAAATTGGATGTTGACTTTATTTGCAGATGCTATGAGAGAGTGCTTGAGTGAAATTAGTTTTAAATGCCTGAATTTACTATAGCTGTGAAACCAATAAATAGCAGCTCTATAGTGCACTTGTCTTGCACTTTCTGCTCTTTGGTTTTATGGTTATTTCTAAATAGTATTTGTTGTAATAAAGTACCATCTTATCGAAATATACATTTGTCTTACTGAATTGGGGAACTTTGGAATGGGTTAAGATTTGAAGCATTGTAATTTCTTTCTAGACATACATTTTGCCTCACTCCTAGTTTGTGGCTTGATTGGTAAATTATATCCTTTGTCTGCAGAGCAATGTTATagacagggattgacataacttgCATGCAAATACGCATTCATCTTTAAATGCCATACGTGCGGCAATTGATTGTTGTAACAGCTTAAATGCGaacatattttatgtgcatttccACCGATATGACAAttatcgtgcattttaacctttatatgctcaTTCGtgcttcatttgcggtatagaggTTAAAAAATTCTTGTCATATtggtgcaaatgcacataaaatatgtacatatttgCCCTGTTACATTAATCAATTGCCGCACGTTTTgattttaaaggtgaatgtgtacttgcgtCCCAGTTATGTCAGTCCCTGGTTATAGAAGCTTACAACTGGCTTTTAATAGCTGTAATTAAGTCTTTGGTTTATATTATTTAAGGTTTATGTGGTGAAAATATAATTAACCTAGGTATTTTGGAAGATTTTTcatctgttgggggggggacattAAAGCCTGCCTCAGGCAGCAGAGAGTACAAGTCAGGGAGTACCCTGGATGGGGTGACAGTTCATTGCTGGGAACACACACTATGTACAATTTACACATTTCAGTTGGCCTACACATCACAAGGAGGACATGCATACTGAACCACGTTCACTAAGCTTATGGGAGTCTAAAATGGCCTAAACGTAAACATATTTAACGAAAATGCCATTTTAACCTGGATTGATCAtgagttattttccatttctgtttGTCCATGATCAtgaaaaaacaagcaaatattCTGTCATTTGTTATTTAATGGTGGGTTTTTGGTAATGACTACATTTTTAGACATTTGCTGAAAACAAAAGACTTATGGTGTCTTTTTACTGTGGATGATGATCAAgactttaattttaaattacaacCACTTGGTCAGCAGCTGCAGAGCAGTTGAGTCAATGACCAAGATACCTGCATTCCTATAAGGCTTTGAAACTTAAAATATTGGCACTGTCTGATGAAAAACACATATCTcaaaaaatccattatttcagaagcatgaaaaaaatacattttctcaaaaactcctttacaaaataaacctaaatcAACATAGTGAGACGTCCTCAGTACCTGAAACAAACCTGTCTTTACACAGCCATCAGTGAGTAGTTTCTCTTAAATTTTCTTCTGTGGATTGTCAGTGACACAAATATGTCAATGTCAACAATATACAAACTCTCACTTtatatatacattaataaacaatGATGTTAGCTATCTAGCTATCAATGTTAAGTTGGTACAATTAGCAATATAAAGTAATCCATACAAACCACCATGAATAGAAACGTTAACTAGTACAAACAAATATTAAACAGATGACTTcataaaacatgtttttatagGTCAATTAGGTGTCAAACGCTATCAGTAGACAGGAGATTGGCCGTATTATATCTATAGCAAAAAGTGGACATGCATGATTTTCATCAGACAGCGAGGTTATACCATTCACAATGTATACATATACTATTAGCCTAAACGAGAAATTAAAGTATATCAACCGCAGACGAGCTGCTTGTAAGTTGTTCTTCATAAGACATTTAATAGGCTTTCTACATATAACGTTTAATGTGATATTTTCTTGACTTTATAAGCTATCTGTGGAGCTGTACTCTTGAGTGATGCAGACAACGGACCTGTTCCGGATGCCACTTTCGGCTAAAGTCTGTGTGAGATCAGTGAAGCTCATCCGGGGCACATCCATGGTCTCAATGATGCTGTCCTCATATTTTGTGCCATATCTAGCTTCTGCAGCAGCTAGAACTGTTTGCAATGTTTCTGAGGAATGAAAATGTTGTTGGAACCTCCTCCCACTTGGAGATCGGATAGCCAGCAGTAAGCCCCCGTAGATCCCATCAGGAGTCTCCAGAGGCAATGCAGCCAAGTCTGAGGGCTCTGTGACTACACCACACTGTGCTTCAGAAGAGTTAGAAATCTCTGGGTGACTACGGGAAGGGGGAATGGCCTGCTGCCAGTGGTGGTGACGGCCCTTCTTGAAGAGGTGGTCGGATCGGCTTAGCCTGGAGGCCTTCTCCTCCATTCCCTGGAAAGGCATGTCTCCAGAGGTATGTCTCTTCTCAATGGATGGCAGCACTCTGTATCTGTTGAGGGTCAGTGcaggcggggtgggggtgttctGCAGCAGCTCAGTGACTTCATCAACACTCACCACACTGGTCTGCTTCAGGAGAGAGTGAGAGTGGGACAGAAGGTGTACGGAGCTGCTTGCTTTTTCATGTGCCAAGGAGGAGGTTCGTGGAAGACCAGGCACATTGTGGTATGAGACCCCTCCCACACTATAGGCATGACTCACAGCTGGCCTGCAGCGCCCTTTGGAAGATTTAGGCCTTGTAACATGCATGATGTATGACAGTGTTCTCAGCCAATGTGATAGAGTTTCGGCAGGATTTTACTCAGAAATGGTTTTCAGTACAGCTGCCATCTCATTTTCCTAGATGAAAAAGCATCAGGTggaatttctcacaaacaccacTGAGTTAAAGCACAGAACATGCAATAAACCTACTACAGTACAATCCCGTTATAATGGACTTTAAGGGATCTgacaaaacagtccgttatattcaaagtctgttatatccaaagttgctgtatgcccagaacacaactacaggacaccatttactcatgccacactcCAGCAgtcacacttgtggtatagattattatattgtacatgtagtaatcaaATGTTACCTGACTGTTGGAAGTATATATGgcctatatactgtataatacaaGAAAAGGAATTATACAAATCATACCATGTAAGAGCTATATTTCCTGATACAATTCTGCAGTTGACAATCAC
Encoded here:
- the ubxn10 gene encoding UBX domain-containing protein 10 produces the protein MHVTRPKSSKGRCRPAVSHAYSVGGVSYHNVPGLPRTSSLAHEKASSSVHLLSHSHSLLKQTSVVSVDEVTELLQNTPTPPALTLNRYRVLPSIEKRHTSGDMPFQGMEEKASRLSRSDHLFKKGRHHHWQQAIPPSRSHPEISNSSEAQCGVVTEPSDLAALPLETPDGIYGGLLLAIRSPSGRRFQQHFHSSETLQTVLAAAEARYGTKYEDSIIETMDVPRMSFTDLTQTLAESGIRNRSVVCITQEYSSTDSL
- the ddx19a gene encoding ATP-dependent RNA helicase DDX19A; its protein translation is MATDSWALAVDEQEAAAESLSSLQIRENEDRSRAEANGTTKTDDDGDKPDEDDKEDRAAQSLLNKLIRSNLVNTTNQVEVLQRDPNSPLYSVKSFEELRLKSQLLQGVYAMGFNRPSKIQENALPMMLAEPPQNLIAQSQSGTGKTAAFVLAMLSRVDPSNKWPQCLCVSPTYELALQTGKVIEQMGKFYPDVKLQYAIRGNKLDRGMKIQEHIVIGTPGTVLDWCIKLKFIDPKKIKVFVLDEADVMIATQGHQDQSIRIQRTLPKDCQMLLFSATFEDSVWKFAQRIVPDPNIIKLKREEETLDTIKQYYVLCNNKEEKFMALCNIYGAITIAQAMIFCHTRKTAGWLAGELSKEGHQVALLSGEMVVEQRAAVIDRFREGKEKVLVTTNVCARGIDVEQVSVVINFDLPVDKDGNPDNETYLHRIGRTGRFGKRGLAINMVDSKMSMNILSRIQEHFNKKIARLDTDDLDEIEKIAS